One genomic window of Brienomyrus brachyistius isolate T26 chromosome 16, BBRACH_0.4, whole genome shotgun sequence includes the following:
- the LOC125709887 gene encoding melanophilin-like isoform X1: MNKKLDLSKLTDEEAKHVWKVLQRDMELRKTEENRLGDLKTKIEKEDSKRELLASQPSLTASYCIHCLQPFKFLVNSRRQCADCKLYMCKSCSHYIKKERSWVCDPCCMSRVLKTGTLDWFHNNIRSRFKRFGSAKVMRSLSKRLNGEQGLLMDLRGPRDDDTHSTADIRHNYDGHEEDEALDGQRYRMMRKTKRLLSVHPLDFDMEQDCSSHSRRQSVQVLEEQYRPRNDPEFNTEVQLHYSRRKSLDKLSRYDEGHFPDHRIMRTRSLSKIGTFQRYPHCEPDTSEEEGSERFPMFQLPPRRRSRASSQENVHQSVPPMTELSKRMEAIESLLSRLEQKMIEPPQQLDSHPAVDLEEVKLSRKLQELTGNISDKGLSSEEDEPKVTPTHKETQRKDRVRGEPALVSPMAMERVMSSSSDEQQSDAQKRSSAAALCDITTVVLRTINATERALTELAPSKPNDTYRLMGTDVRQADEAYRTLEENVYLTAGKSYDLERKLKSLEQSAKSRYCGYTDSELSELEDKVALAAARVQTTESEVSDIENRIAALSMAEVSEKSRKKVSGAQRRMVLNDAPARSGNGSGSIRRRSFI, encoded by the exons ATGAACAAGAAACTGGACCTATCCAAGCTGACAGATGAGGAGGCCAAGCATGTGTGGAAGGTTCTACAGCGTGATATGGAACTGAGGAAAACAGAGGAGAACAGACTGGG GGATCTGAAGACCAAGATCGAAAAGGAAGACTCCAAGCGGGAGCTTCTGGCCAGCCAGCCCAGCTTGACCGCATCCTACTGCATTCACTGCCTGCAACCCTTCAAGTTCCTTGTGAACAGTCGCCGGCAATGTGCAGACTGCAAGCTCTACATGTGCAAAAGCTGCAGCCACTACATCAAGAAGGAGAGGAGCTGGGTTTGCGATCCCTGCTGCATGTCCAG GGTATTGAAGACAGGCACGTTGGACTGGTTCCATAACAACATTCGTTCCCGATTCAAGCGATTCGGCAGTGCTAAGGTGATGCGGTCGCTCTCCAAGAGGCTGAATGGGGAGCAGGGCTTGCTGATGGACCTGAGAG GTCCCCGTGATGATGATACACACAGCACGGCTGACATTCGCC ACAACTATGATGGTCATGAAGAGGATGAAGCATTAGATGGTCAGCGTTACAGGATG ATGCGGAAAACCAAGCGTCTCCTCTCCGTCCACCCACTGGATTTTGATATGGAGCAGGATTGCTCCAGCCACTCCCGCCGACAGTCTGTCCAG GTACTGGAGGAACAATACAGGCCAAGGAATGATCCTGAGTTTAACACAGAGGTACAGCTCCACTACAGCCGCAGGAAGAGCCTGGACAAACTGTCTCGTTATG ATGAGGGCCATTTCCCAGACCATCGGATAATGCGTACCCGCTCGCTATCCAAGATTGGGACATTCCAGCGCTACCCTCACTGCGAGCCGGACACCTCAGAAGAAGAGGGAAGCGAGCGCTTCCCCATGTTCCAGCTGCCCCCACGGCGACGTAGCCGCGCCTCATCCCAGGAGAATGTGCACCAGAGTGTTCCGCCG ATGACTGAGCTGTCCAAGCGCATGGAAGCCATTGAAAGCCTCTTGAGTCGTCTGGAGCAGAAGATGATCGAACCTCCTCAGCAG CTGGACTCTCACCCTGCAGTGGACCTAGAAGAAGTGAAGCTGAGCAGGAAGTTACAGGAGCTGACTGGAAATATCAGCGACAAGGGCCTTTCCTCAGAGGAAGATGAGCCCAAAGTGACCCCAACCCACAAGGAGACCCAGAGGAAAGACAGGGTGCGGGGAGAGCCAGCCCTGGTGAGCCCCATGGCCATGGAGAGGGTAATGAGCTCCTCAAGTGATGAGCAGCAATCAGACGCTCAAAAG AGATCCAGTGCGGCAGCCCTCTGTGACATCACTACTGTGGTCCTAAGAACCATAAATGCCACTGAGAGAGCGCTGACTGAATTGGCTCCGTCAAAGCCTAATGACACATACCGCTTAATGGGGACAGATGTAAGGCAAGCTGATGAGGCTTACAGAACACTTGAGGAAAAT GTCTACCTGACAGCAGGCAAATCCTACGACCTGGAGAGGAAGCTGAAGTCCCTGGAGCAGAGTGCGAAGAGCCGCTACTGCGGGTACACCGACTCCGAGCTGTCTGAGCTGGAGGACAAAGTGGCTCTGGCTGCCGCCAGAGTGCAGACCACTGAGAGCGAG GTCTCTGACATAGAGAACAGGATAGCTGCCCTTAGTATGGCGGAGGTGTCAGAGAAGTCAAGGAAGAAG GTATCCGGCGCACAGAGGCGAATGGTCCTTAATGACGCTCCAGCGA GAAGTGGCAATGGATCAGGATCCATTCGAAGACGGTCTTTCATTTAA
- the LOC125709887 gene encoding melanophilin-like isoform X3 encodes MNKKLDLSKLTDEEAKHVWKVLQRDMELRKTEENRLGDLKTKIEKEDSKRELLASQPSLTASYCIHCLQPFKFLVNSRRQCADCKLYMCKSCSHYIKKERSWVCDPCCMSRVLKTGTLDWFHNNIRSRFKRFGSAKVMRSLSKRLNGEQGLLMDLRDNYDGHEEDEALDGQRYRMMRKTKRLLSVHPLDFDMEQDCSSHSRRQSVQVLEEQYRPRNDPEFNTEVQLHYSRRKSLDKLSRYDEGHFPDHRIMRTRSLSKIGTFQRYPHCEPDTSEEEGSERFPMFQLPPRRRSRASSQENVHQSVPPMTELSKRMEAIESLLSRLEQKMIEPPQQLDSHPAVDLEEVKLSRKLQELTGNISDKGLSSEEDEPKVTPTHKETQRKDRVRGEPALVSPMAMERVMSSSSDEQQSDAQKRSSAAALCDITTVVLRTINATERALTELAPSKPNDTYRLMGTDVRQADEAYRTLEENVYLTAGKSYDLERKLKSLEQSAKSRYCGYTDSELSELEDKVALAAARVQTTESEVSDIENRIAALSMAEVSEKSRKKVSGAQRRMVLNDAPARSGNGSGSIRRRSFI; translated from the exons ATGAACAAGAAACTGGACCTATCCAAGCTGACAGATGAGGAGGCCAAGCATGTGTGGAAGGTTCTACAGCGTGATATGGAACTGAGGAAAACAGAGGAGAACAGACTGGG GGATCTGAAGACCAAGATCGAAAAGGAAGACTCCAAGCGGGAGCTTCTGGCCAGCCAGCCCAGCTTGACCGCATCCTACTGCATTCACTGCCTGCAACCCTTCAAGTTCCTTGTGAACAGTCGCCGGCAATGTGCAGACTGCAAGCTCTACATGTGCAAAAGCTGCAGCCACTACATCAAGAAGGAGAGGAGCTGGGTTTGCGATCCCTGCTGCATGTCCAG GGTATTGAAGACAGGCACGTTGGACTGGTTCCATAACAACATTCGTTCCCGATTCAAGCGATTCGGCAGTGCTAAGGTGATGCGGTCGCTCTCCAAGAGGCTGAATGGGGAGCAGGGCTTGCTGATGGACCTGAGAG ACAACTATGATGGTCATGAAGAGGATGAAGCATTAGATGGTCAGCGTTACAGGATG ATGCGGAAAACCAAGCGTCTCCTCTCCGTCCACCCACTGGATTTTGATATGGAGCAGGATTGCTCCAGCCACTCCCGCCGACAGTCTGTCCAG GTACTGGAGGAACAATACAGGCCAAGGAATGATCCTGAGTTTAACACAGAGGTACAGCTCCACTACAGCCGCAGGAAGAGCCTGGACAAACTGTCTCGTTATG ATGAGGGCCATTTCCCAGACCATCGGATAATGCGTACCCGCTCGCTATCCAAGATTGGGACATTCCAGCGCTACCCTCACTGCGAGCCGGACACCTCAGAAGAAGAGGGAAGCGAGCGCTTCCCCATGTTCCAGCTGCCCCCACGGCGACGTAGCCGCGCCTCATCCCAGGAGAATGTGCACCAGAGTGTTCCGCCG ATGACTGAGCTGTCCAAGCGCATGGAAGCCATTGAAAGCCTCTTGAGTCGTCTGGAGCAGAAGATGATCGAACCTCCTCAGCAG CTGGACTCTCACCCTGCAGTGGACCTAGAAGAAGTGAAGCTGAGCAGGAAGTTACAGGAGCTGACTGGAAATATCAGCGACAAGGGCCTTTCCTCAGAGGAAGATGAGCCCAAAGTGACCCCAACCCACAAGGAGACCCAGAGGAAAGACAGGGTGCGGGGAGAGCCAGCCCTGGTGAGCCCCATGGCCATGGAGAGGGTAATGAGCTCCTCAAGTGATGAGCAGCAATCAGACGCTCAAAAG AGATCCAGTGCGGCAGCCCTCTGTGACATCACTACTGTGGTCCTAAGAACCATAAATGCCACTGAGAGAGCGCTGACTGAATTGGCTCCGTCAAAGCCTAATGACACATACCGCTTAATGGGGACAGATGTAAGGCAAGCTGATGAGGCTTACAGAACACTTGAGGAAAAT GTCTACCTGACAGCAGGCAAATCCTACGACCTGGAGAGGAAGCTGAAGTCCCTGGAGCAGAGTGCGAAGAGCCGCTACTGCGGGTACACCGACTCCGAGCTGTCTGAGCTGGAGGACAAAGTGGCTCTGGCTGCCGCCAGAGTGCAGACCACTGAGAGCGAG GTCTCTGACATAGAGAACAGGATAGCTGCCCTTAGTATGGCGGAGGTGTCAGAGAAGTCAAGGAAGAAG GTATCCGGCGCACAGAGGCGAATGGTCCTTAATGACGCTCCAGCGA GAAGTGGCAATGGATCAGGATCCATTCGAAGACGGTCTTTCATTTAA
- the LOC125709887 gene encoding melanophilin-like isoform X2, whose translation MNKKLDLSKLTDEEAKHVWKVLQRDMELRKTEENRLGDLKTKIEKEDSKRELLASQPSLTASYCIHCLQPFKFLVNSRRQCADCKLYMCKSCSHYIKKERSWVCDPCCMSRVLKTGTLDWFHNNIRSRFKRFGSAKVMRSLSKRLNGEQGLLMDLRGPRDDDTHSTADIRHNYDGHEEDEALDGQRYRMMRKTKRLLSVHPLDFDMEQDCSSHSRRQSVQVLEEQYRPRNDPEFNTEVQLHYSRRKSLDKLSRYDEGHFPDHRIMRTRSLSKIGTFQRYPHCEPDTSEEEGSERFPMFQLPPRRRSRASSQENVHQSVPPMTELSKRMEAIESLLSRLEQKMIEPPQQLDSHPAVDLEEVKLSRKLQELTGNISDKGLSSEEDEPKVTPTHKETQRKDRVRGEPALVSPMAMERVMSSSSDEQQSDAQKRSSAAALCDITTVVLRTINATERALTELAPSKPNDTYRLMGTDVRQADEAYRTLEENVYLTAGKSYDLERKLKSLEQSAKSRYCGYTDSELSELEDKVALAAARVQTTESEVSDIENRIAALSMAEVSEKSRKKVSGAQRRMVLNDAPASKI comes from the exons ATGAACAAGAAACTGGACCTATCCAAGCTGACAGATGAGGAGGCCAAGCATGTGTGGAAGGTTCTACAGCGTGATATGGAACTGAGGAAAACAGAGGAGAACAGACTGGG GGATCTGAAGACCAAGATCGAAAAGGAAGACTCCAAGCGGGAGCTTCTGGCCAGCCAGCCCAGCTTGACCGCATCCTACTGCATTCACTGCCTGCAACCCTTCAAGTTCCTTGTGAACAGTCGCCGGCAATGTGCAGACTGCAAGCTCTACATGTGCAAAAGCTGCAGCCACTACATCAAGAAGGAGAGGAGCTGGGTTTGCGATCCCTGCTGCATGTCCAG GGTATTGAAGACAGGCACGTTGGACTGGTTCCATAACAACATTCGTTCCCGATTCAAGCGATTCGGCAGTGCTAAGGTGATGCGGTCGCTCTCCAAGAGGCTGAATGGGGAGCAGGGCTTGCTGATGGACCTGAGAG GTCCCCGTGATGATGATACACACAGCACGGCTGACATTCGCC ACAACTATGATGGTCATGAAGAGGATGAAGCATTAGATGGTCAGCGTTACAGGATG ATGCGGAAAACCAAGCGTCTCCTCTCCGTCCACCCACTGGATTTTGATATGGAGCAGGATTGCTCCAGCCACTCCCGCCGACAGTCTGTCCAG GTACTGGAGGAACAATACAGGCCAAGGAATGATCCTGAGTTTAACACAGAGGTACAGCTCCACTACAGCCGCAGGAAGAGCCTGGACAAACTGTCTCGTTATG ATGAGGGCCATTTCCCAGACCATCGGATAATGCGTACCCGCTCGCTATCCAAGATTGGGACATTCCAGCGCTACCCTCACTGCGAGCCGGACACCTCAGAAGAAGAGGGAAGCGAGCGCTTCCCCATGTTCCAGCTGCCCCCACGGCGACGTAGCCGCGCCTCATCCCAGGAGAATGTGCACCAGAGTGTTCCGCCG ATGACTGAGCTGTCCAAGCGCATGGAAGCCATTGAAAGCCTCTTGAGTCGTCTGGAGCAGAAGATGATCGAACCTCCTCAGCAG CTGGACTCTCACCCTGCAGTGGACCTAGAAGAAGTGAAGCTGAGCAGGAAGTTACAGGAGCTGACTGGAAATATCAGCGACAAGGGCCTTTCCTCAGAGGAAGATGAGCCCAAAGTGACCCCAACCCACAAGGAGACCCAGAGGAAAGACAGGGTGCGGGGAGAGCCAGCCCTGGTGAGCCCCATGGCCATGGAGAGGGTAATGAGCTCCTCAAGTGATGAGCAGCAATCAGACGCTCAAAAG AGATCCAGTGCGGCAGCCCTCTGTGACATCACTACTGTGGTCCTAAGAACCATAAATGCCACTGAGAGAGCGCTGACTGAATTGGCTCCGTCAAAGCCTAATGACACATACCGCTTAATGGGGACAGATGTAAGGCAAGCTGATGAGGCTTACAGAACACTTGAGGAAAAT GTCTACCTGACAGCAGGCAAATCCTACGACCTGGAGAGGAAGCTGAAGTCCCTGGAGCAGAGTGCGAAGAGCCGCTACTGCGGGTACACCGACTCCGAGCTGTCTGAGCTGGAGGACAAAGTGGCTCTGGCTGCCGCCAGAGTGCAGACCACTGAGAGCGAG GTCTCTGACATAGAGAACAGGATAGCTGCCCTTAGTATGGCGGAGGTGTCAGAGAAGTCAAGGAAGAAG GTATCCGGCGCACAGAGGCGAATGGTCCTTAATGACGCTCCAGCGAGTAAGATCTGA
- the LOC125709887 gene encoding melanophilin-like isoform X4: MNKKLDLSKLTDEEAKHVWKVLQRDMELRKTEENRLGDLKTKIEKEDSKRELLASQPSLTASYCIHCLQPFKFLVNSRRQCADCKLYMCKSCSHYIKKERSWVCDPCCMSRVLKTGTLDWFHNNIRSRFKRFGSAKVMRSLSKRLNGEQGLLMDLRGPRDDDTHSTADIRHNYDGHEEDEALDGQRYRMMRKTKRLLSVHPLDFDMEQDCSSHSRRQSVQVLEEQYRPRNDPEFNTEVQLHYSRRKSLDKLSRYDEGHFPDHRIMRTRSLSKIGTFQRYPHCEPDTSEEEGSERFPMFQLPPRRRSRASSQENVHQSVPPMTELSKRMEAIESLLSRLEQKMIEPPQQLDSHPAVDLEEVKLSRKLQELTGNISDKGLSSEEDEPKVTPTHKETQRKDRVRGEPALVSPMAMERVMSSSSDEQQSDAQKVYLTAGKSYDLERKLKSLEQSAKSRYCGYTDSELSELEDKVALAAARVQTTESEVSDIENRIAALSMAEVSEKSRKKVSGAQRRMVLNDAPARSGNGSGSIRRRSFI, encoded by the exons ATGAACAAGAAACTGGACCTATCCAAGCTGACAGATGAGGAGGCCAAGCATGTGTGGAAGGTTCTACAGCGTGATATGGAACTGAGGAAAACAGAGGAGAACAGACTGGG GGATCTGAAGACCAAGATCGAAAAGGAAGACTCCAAGCGGGAGCTTCTGGCCAGCCAGCCCAGCTTGACCGCATCCTACTGCATTCACTGCCTGCAACCCTTCAAGTTCCTTGTGAACAGTCGCCGGCAATGTGCAGACTGCAAGCTCTACATGTGCAAAAGCTGCAGCCACTACATCAAGAAGGAGAGGAGCTGGGTTTGCGATCCCTGCTGCATGTCCAG GGTATTGAAGACAGGCACGTTGGACTGGTTCCATAACAACATTCGTTCCCGATTCAAGCGATTCGGCAGTGCTAAGGTGATGCGGTCGCTCTCCAAGAGGCTGAATGGGGAGCAGGGCTTGCTGATGGACCTGAGAG GTCCCCGTGATGATGATACACACAGCACGGCTGACATTCGCC ACAACTATGATGGTCATGAAGAGGATGAAGCATTAGATGGTCAGCGTTACAGGATG ATGCGGAAAACCAAGCGTCTCCTCTCCGTCCACCCACTGGATTTTGATATGGAGCAGGATTGCTCCAGCCACTCCCGCCGACAGTCTGTCCAG GTACTGGAGGAACAATACAGGCCAAGGAATGATCCTGAGTTTAACACAGAGGTACAGCTCCACTACAGCCGCAGGAAGAGCCTGGACAAACTGTCTCGTTATG ATGAGGGCCATTTCCCAGACCATCGGATAATGCGTACCCGCTCGCTATCCAAGATTGGGACATTCCAGCGCTACCCTCACTGCGAGCCGGACACCTCAGAAGAAGAGGGAAGCGAGCGCTTCCCCATGTTCCAGCTGCCCCCACGGCGACGTAGCCGCGCCTCATCCCAGGAGAATGTGCACCAGAGTGTTCCGCCG ATGACTGAGCTGTCCAAGCGCATGGAAGCCATTGAAAGCCTCTTGAGTCGTCTGGAGCAGAAGATGATCGAACCTCCTCAGCAG CTGGACTCTCACCCTGCAGTGGACCTAGAAGAAGTGAAGCTGAGCAGGAAGTTACAGGAGCTGACTGGAAATATCAGCGACAAGGGCCTTTCCTCAGAGGAAGATGAGCCCAAAGTGACCCCAACCCACAAGGAGACCCAGAGGAAAGACAGGGTGCGGGGAGAGCCAGCCCTGGTGAGCCCCATGGCCATGGAGAGGGTAATGAGCTCCTCAAGTGATGAGCAGCAATCAGACGCTCAAAAG GTCTACCTGACAGCAGGCAAATCCTACGACCTGGAGAGGAAGCTGAAGTCCCTGGAGCAGAGTGCGAAGAGCCGCTACTGCGGGTACACCGACTCCGAGCTGTCTGAGCTGGAGGACAAAGTGGCTCTGGCTGCCGCCAGAGTGCAGACCACTGAGAGCGAG GTCTCTGACATAGAGAACAGGATAGCTGCCCTTAGTATGGCGGAGGTGTCAGAGAAGTCAAGGAAGAAG GTATCCGGCGCACAGAGGCGAATGGTCCTTAATGACGCTCCAGCGA GAAGTGGCAATGGATCAGGATCCATTCGAAGACGGTCTTTCATTTAA